The Oscillospiraceae bacterium genome contains the following window.
GAACACCCGGCCCAGACTGGCCGCCCAGTCCGCCAGCGCCGAGACATCGAACACACTGGTAAACGCCTGCTTCCCGCGGGAGCCGGAAAAGATATGCTGCTTCATCGTGGGGAAGGCCAGATACGCCGCCCCCAGCCCGGCCAGCTCAGCCGCCGCATAGCCCGCCGCCGTTCTGAACCGCCGCGTGACCAGCAGCCACAGCCCGAACAGCCCGCAGAGGAAAAAGCAGTACACCAAAAAGAAATACTGGGTCAGCACCCCCGCCAGTGTGGCAGCAAACAGCCCGGCCCATACGGTCCGGGGCGGCCGCGCCCCCTGCTGCAGCGCCTGCCACAGCACCACATGGCAGTACAGCAGCACGATGCCCTCCAGCATCATCAGGCTGTACATACGGGTAAAGACGGCCATACCCTGCACGCCGACGCTCAGCAGCCAGCAGGCCGCTGCTGTCCACGCAGGCCAGAACCGCCCGGTCAGACGGCGTACCGTCAGGTACAGCACCGCTGCCCCCGCAAGCAGGCAGACAAAGTTCGGCAGCAGCCCGACCCACGGCAGCCCCAGTCCCGGAAAGAGCGATTCCGCCGTGTAGACCAGACAGTAATAGAGCGGCGGGTGGACATCGATCTTCTGGTTGTTCCATGGGATGCTGTAGGCAAAGGGCCGCTCCGCCGACAGGATCGCCTTGTAAAAGCTGCCGTCATGCCAGCTGTCCAGATAGCCGTCCTGCAGCGCATAAAAGCCGCCGGGGTAGTTGGCCAACTCATAGGTATACAGCTCGTCCACATGGTAGCCCTGCTTGCGCCCGGCATAGAGCAGCATCACCGCAAGCCCCACCGCCAGCAGCGCCGCTACTGCCCAGAAATGTTTTGCTTTCGTGTTTGTCATGATTCCCGCTTTCTCATCCTGCGCCGCCCCGGGCGGCTTGGCCGTTCAGATACCAAAAAGGCCTGCCGCAAAGGGCAGGCCTTCCGTTTGTTGTTACTCCTCGGCGTTTTCTTCCTTATCGCGCACAAAGCGCCACAGCTCACCGATGGTGAGATCCTCGCTCAGCTCGCTTTCATCGATCTCCACGCCGATTGCCTCGCCCAGCGCCCAGGCCAGCTCGATCATATCCTCATGGTCGGCGTCCAGATCCTCCAGCGCCGTGCTTCTGGTCAGATCGCCGGTGTCACAGCTGAACTGCTCTGCCAGCAGATCCTGCAATTCTTCAAAGGTCACTCTCGTTTTCCCCCTCTCGCCGGGTTGGTTTGTGTACTTATCATACAAGGCTGTGACGGCGGCGTCAAGGGGCAATCGAACGACAACTATACAAAATTACTGCACCGCGTTTGTGGAATCTGCCGAAGTCCCCGCCGGTAATTGCGGCTGCGCGTTCAAAATACGCATAAACTCCTCGCCGCTGATGGTCTCCTTTTCGTACAGGTACTGGGCGATCTCGTCCAGCTTGCGCTTGTTGTCAGCCAGCAGCTTATAGGCCTTTCTATGCTCGGCCTGCACGATCTCCACGACCTTGGCATCCACCTTCGCTGCGGTCTGCTCACTGCAGGCAAGGCTGGCATCGCCGCCCAGATAGGCGTTGTTCACCGTCTCGAGCGCGACCATGTCAAAATCCTCGGTCATGCCGTAGCGGGTGACCAGCGCGCGGGCCAGCTTGGTGGCCTGCTCAATA
Protein-coding sequences here:
- a CDS encoding phosphopantetheine-binding protein, which encodes MTFEELQDLLAEQFSCDTGDLTRSTALEDLDADHEDMIELAWALGEAIGVEIDESELSEDLTIGELWRFVRDKEENAEE
- a CDS encoding glycosyltransferase family 39 protein; translated protein: MTNTKAKHFWAVAALLAVGLAVMLLYAGRKQGYHVDELYTYELANYPGGFYALQDGYLDSWHDGSFYKAILSAERPFAYSIPWNNQKIDVHPPLYYCLVYTAESLFPGLGLPWVGLLPNFVCLLAGAAVLYLTVRRLTGRFWPAWTAAACWLLSVGVQGMAVFTRMYSLMMLEGIVLLYCHVVLWQALQQGARPPRTVWAGLFAATLAGVLTQYFFLVYCFFLCGLFGLWLLVTRRFRTAAGYAAAELAGLGAAYLAFPTMKQHIFSGSRGKQAFTSVFDVSALADWAASLGRVFRLLAAQFGGLALWGVVLAAAAVLLWRRGARLRGNGLFAAGLLLAACGYVVLIDKAAPFEADRYYVVIYGAVVTAAAVILARLDLRRDAVLALAVVPVLAAHFVHPNEYLYEQYAPRTEALAKTAALPAVVLNNAGYDVAPDLFVTEFAAREAVYQAGTGDDAASLQAAAQSRDLQDGFVVYGYVYDADALKTMIEDTLDTESVELLTDVAKCPVYYVKLK